From Streptomyces sp. HUAS MG91, the proteins below share one genomic window:
- a CDS encoding 2-oxoacid:ferredoxin oxidoreductase subunit beta: MKTELKLRAKDFKSDQEVRWCPGCGDYAILAAVQGFMPELGIAKENIVFVSGIGCSSRFPYYMNTYGMHSIHGRAPAIATGLASSRRDLSVWVVTGDGDALSIGGNHLIHALRRNVNLKILLFNNRIYGLTKGQYSPTSEVGKITKSTPMGSLDAPFNPVSLAIGAEASFVARTVDSDRKHLTSVLRAAADHPGTALVEIYQNCNIFNDGAFEVLKDTQQAEEAVIRLEHGQPIRFGGGLSKGVVRDRGTGDLKVVAVTPENEADVLVHDAHSASPTAAFALSRLADPDTLHHTPIGVFRSVERPVYDTLMADQLDTAIERHGKGDLAALLAGGDTWTVVG; the protein is encoded by the coding sequence GTGAAGACTGAACTCAAGCTCCGGGCGAAGGACTTCAAGTCGGACCAGGAAGTGCGCTGGTGCCCCGGCTGCGGCGACTACGCGATCCTCGCCGCCGTCCAGGGCTTCATGCCCGAACTCGGCATCGCCAAGGAGAACATCGTCTTCGTCTCCGGCATCGGCTGCTCCTCGCGCTTCCCGTACTACATGAACACGTACGGGATGCACTCCATCCACGGCCGCGCCCCCGCCATCGCCACCGGACTCGCCTCCTCCCGACGGGACTTGAGCGTCTGGGTCGTCACCGGCGACGGCGACGCACTCTCCATCGGCGGCAACCACCTCATCCACGCCCTGCGCCGCAACGTCAACCTCAAGATCCTCCTGTTCAACAACCGGATCTACGGCCTGACCAAGGGCCAGTACTCCCCCACCTCCGAGGTCGGCAAGATCACCAAGTCCACCCCCATGGGCTCCCTCGACGCGCCCTTCAACCCGGTGTCCCTGGCCATCGGCGCCGAGGCGAGCTTCGTCGCCCGCACCGTCGACTCCGACCGCAAGCACCTCACCTCCGTGCTCCGCGCCGCCGCCGACCACCCCGGCACGGCCCTGGTCGAGATCTACCAGAACTGCAACATCTTCAACGACGGCGCCTTCGAGGTCCTCAAGGACACGCAACAGGCCGAGGAGGCGGTGATCCGGCTCGAACACGGGCAGCCGATCCGGTTCGGCGGCGGTCTGAGCAAGGGGGTGGTGCGGGACCGGGGCACCGGCGACCTGAAGGTCGTGGCCGTGACCCCCGAGAACGAGGCCGACGTCCTCGTCCACGACGCGCACTCCGCGTCCCCCACCGCGGCCTTCGCCCTCTCCCGGCTCGCGGACCCGGACACCCTGCACCACACCCCCATCGGCGTCTTCCGGTCCGTCGAACGCCCGGTCTACG
- a CDS encoding 2-oxoacid:acceptor oxidoreductase subunit alpha, translated as MTSADAVSREAPEGKEVRRLDRVIIRFAGDSGDGMQLAGDRFTAETASFGNDLSTLPDFPAEIRAPAGTLPGVSSFQLHFADHDILTPGDAPDVLVAMNPAALKSNVDDLPHGAEIIVDTDEFTGRALRKVGYDGDPLEDGSLDGFHVHPVPLTTLTVGALKEFDLSRKEAERSKNMFALGLLSWMYHRPTEGTEAFLKRKFAKKPHIAEANIAAYRAGWNFGETIEDFAVSYEVAPAATAFPAGTYRNISGNLALSYGLIAASRRADLPLYLGSYPITPASDILHELSKHKNFGVRTFQAEDEIAGIGAALGAAFGGSLAVTTTSGPGVALKSETIGLAVSLELPLLVVDIQRGGPSTGLPTKTEQADLLQAMYGRNGEAPVPVIAPRTPADCFDAALEAARIAVTYRTPVFLLSDGYLANGSEPWRIPEADELPDLRVPFAQGPNHTLDDGSEVFWPYKRDPHTLARPWAVPGTPGLEHRIGGIEKQDGTGNISYDPANHDFMVRTRQAKVDGIDVPDLDVDDPRGARALVLGWGSTYGPITAAVRRLRAAGKSVAQAHLRHLNPFPADLGEVLARYERVIVPEMNLGQLATLLRARYLTDVRALTQVNGMPFKAGQLARMVEEALRED; from the coding sequence ATGACCTCAGCAGATGCGGTGAGTCGTGAGGCGCCGGAAGGGAAGGAGGTCCGCCGGCTGGACCGCGTGATCATCAGGTTCGCGGGAGACTCCGGGGACGGCATGCAGCTCGCCGGTGACCGATTCACAGCGGAGACCGCGTCGTTCGGCAACGACCTGTCGACGCTGCCCGACTTCCCGGCCGAGATCCGTGCCCCGGCCGGCACCCTGCCCGGGGTGTCGTCGTTCCAACTGCACTTCGCGGACCACGACATCCTCACCCCCGGTGACGCTCCGGACGTGCTCGTGGCGATGAATCCGGCCGCGCTGAAGTCGAACGTCGACGACCTGCCGCACGGCGCGGAGATCATCGTCGACACGGACGAGTTCACCGGGCGGGCGCTACGGAAGGTCGGCTACGACGGTGATCCGCTCGAGGACGGTTCACTGGACGGCTTCCACGTCCATCCGGTGCCGCTGACCACGTTGACGGTGGGGGCGCTCAAGGAGTTCGACCTGTCCCGCAAGGAGGCGGAGCGCAGCAAGAACATGTTCGCGCTGGGCCTGCTGAGCTGGATGTACCACCGGCCGACGGAAGGCACGGAAGCCTTCCTGAAGCGGAAGTTCGCCAAGAAGCCGCACATCGCCGAGGCCAACATCGCCGCCTACCGCGCCGGCTGGAACTTCGGCGAGACGATCGAGGACTTCGCCGTCTCCTACGAGGTGGCCCCGGCCGCCACCGCCTTCCCCGCCGGCACCTACCGCAACATCTCCGGGAACCTGGCCCTGTCCTACGGCCTGATCGCCGCGTCCCGCCGGGCGGACCTGCCGCTCTACCTCGGCTCGTACCCGATCACGCCGGCCTCGGACATCCTGCACGAGCTGTCGAAGCACAAGAACTTCGGCGTGCGCACCTTCCAGGCGGAGGACGAGATCGCGGGCATCGGGGCAGCCCTGGGCGCGGCCTTCGGCGGCAGTCTCGCCGTCACGACGACCTCGGGGCCGGGTGTGGCGCTGAAGTCGGAGACGATCGGGCTCGCGGTCTCACTCGAACTCCCGCTGCTCGTCGTGGACATCCAGCGCGGCGGCCCCTCCACGGGCCTGCCGACCAAGACCGAGCAGGCCGATCTCCTCCAGGCCATGTACGGGCGCAACGGTGAGGCGCCGGTCCCGGTGATCGCACCCCGCACACCCGCCGACTGCTTCGACGCGGCCCTGGAGGCGGCGCGGATCGCGGTCACGTACCGCACGCCGGTCTTCCTGCTCTCGGACGGATACCTGGCCAACGGGTCGGAGCCGTGGCGCATCCCCGAGGCCGACGAACTCCCGGACCTCCGCGTCCCGTTCGCGCAGGGCCCCAATCACACCTTGGACGACGGCAGCGAGGTGTTCTGGCCGTACAAGCGTGACCCGCACACCCTGGCCCGCCCGTGGGCCGTGCCCGGCACGCCCGGTCTGGAGCACCGGATCGGCGGGATCGAGAAGCAGGACGGCACGGGCAACATCTCGTACGACCCCGCCAACCACGACTTCATGGTCCGTACCCGGCAGGCCAAGGTCGACGGCATCGACGTTCCCGATCTGGACGTCGACGACCCGCGCGGCGCCCGCGCCCTGGTGCTGGGCTGGGGCTCCACCTACGGGCCCATCACGGCGGCGGTACGCCGGCTGCGGGCAGCCGGGAAGTCGGTCGCGCAGGCCCACCTGCGCCATCTCAACCCGTTCCCGGCCGACCTCGGCGAGGTCCTCGCCCGGTACGAGCGGGTCATCGTGCCCGAGATGAACCTGGGGCAGTTGGCGACGCTGCTGCGCGCGAGGTACCTGACCGACGTGCGGGCGCTCACCCAGGTCAACGGCATGCCGTTCAAGGCTGGACAACTGGCTCGCATGGTGGAGGAGGCGCTGCGTGAAGACTGA
- a CDS encoding response regulator transcription factor, which yields MGHQTITLVESRIPQQLAGRGGPARFEEKRARRALRVLAVESEPQVAKALIRDLARHGYQAESVPTGAQALRKYRSADLVLVDLDLPDLDGVELCRSIRAVCDVPIIVVTARDSELDRVMSLRAGSDDYVTKPYSLAELIARIEAVMRRALRQPVSAPEAITVGRLGINPGARQISLDGRPVEVTRKEFDLLYLLASRPGSVVTRKQIMAQVWRDSRSEPGRTIDTHVSSLRSKLGSSSWIITARGVGFRMGHA from the coding sequence ATGGGGCATCAGACCATAACGCTAGTGGAATCGCGAATTCCGCAACAGCTCGCCGGCCGGGGTGGGCCCGCCAGATTCGAGGAGAAGAGAGCGCGCAGGGCGCTGCGCGTGCTCGCGGTCGAGAGCGAGCCCCAGGTCGCCAAGGCGCTCATCCGCGACCTGGCCCGGCACGGGTACCAGGCGGAGAGCGTGCCGACCGGCGCGCAGGCCCTGCGGAAGTACCGGAGCGCCGACCTCGTCCTCGTCGACCTGGACCTGCCGGACCTCGACGGCGTCGAACTCTGCCGCAGCATCCGGGCCGTCTGCGACGTTCCGATCATCGTCGTCACGGCGCGTGACTCGGAGCTGGACCGGGTGATGAGCCTGCGCGCCGGTTCGGACGACTACGTGACCAAGCCCTACAGCCTCGCCGAACTGATCGCCCGGATCGAGGCCGTCATGCGCCGGGCTCTGCGGCAACCGGTGTCCGCCCCGGAGGCCATTACCGTCGGACGGCTCGGTATCAACCCGGGCGCCCGGCAGATCAGCCTCGACGGCCGGCCCGTAGAGGTGACACGCAAGGAATTCGATCTGCTGTATCTGCTCGCCTCGCGCCCCGGCAGTGTCGTCACCCGTAAACAAATCATGGCGCAGGTCTGGAGGGATTCCCGGTCGGAGCCGGGCCGCACCATCGACACACATGTCAGCAGCTTACGAAGCAAGCTGGGATCGAGTAGCTGGATCATCACCGCCCGCGGCGTCGGATTCCGCATGGGCCACGCCTGA
- a CDS encoding DUF6069 family protein: protein MTSSNPAATDTAPRRRAPTTWQAVAGAAVLAAVVNLIVLYIGDAAGASLALKLNGKSDDIGAGDVIFMSVVAPAIGITAVVLLARWKPVLLRVGQVVSGVVAVLTAIGPLTLDTDGGTAATLITMHLFVGFVAVAALEVIRRSRV, encoded by the coding sequence ATGACCAGCAGTAATCCCGCTGCCACCGATACCGCTCCACGGCGGCGGGCACCGACCACGTGGCAGGCCGTGGCGGGGGCCGCCGTCCTCGCCGCGGTCGTCAATCTGATCGTCCTGTACATCGGGGACGCGGCCGGCGCGTCGCTGGCCCTGAAGCTCAACGGCAAGTCCGACGACATCGGTGCCGGTGACGTGATCTTCATGTCGGTCGTCGCGCCGGCGATCGGCATCACGGCCGTCGTGCTCCTCGCGCGCTGGAAGCCGGTGTTGTTGCGGGTGGGCCAGGTCGTGAGCGGCGTGGTGGCGGTCCTCACCGCCATCGGTCCGCTCACTCTGGACACCGACGGCGGCACCGCCGCCACGCTGATCACGATGCATCTGTTCGTCGGCTTCGTCGCGGTGGCCGCGCTGGAGGTCATCCGCCGCTCGCGCGTCTGA
- a CDS encoding FAD-binding protein: MFSRRNFLGSAIAVAGATAGFTALPAAAQTTVKVAPEVIVRPGDARYAELTHRGWNSRFAATPDEIWLVHSAAQVEKAVNQAIANRRRITVRSGGHCFENLVDNPEFRLLVDLSEMKGVTFDPAMNAFAVQAGTRLGEVYKALYEGWGVTVPGGVCPEVGVGGHVSGGGYGPLSRRFGLVVDHLYAIEIVVADSRGRARTIVATREANDPHRELWWAHTGGGGGGFGIVTRFWFRSPGATGGPSSLLPKPPARMRETYVTWPWAQLTEAAFTRLVMNHNAWHAANSAPGSPYQVLHSSLQLHSSLAQTVQLEIRMDATLPNTAQLHDDYISAVNAGVGVQPTIDVKEGTWLEIALEPTADSAGYSRQKSMGGHLRKPLTATQIGAIYRSLTDPTHNGVGLVYLAAYGCQINTLPSSARAIAQRDSVIKLWYSNNWAVPADDAVEVEWLRTLRKNVHGATGGFPVPNDQQDGGYINYPDVDMRDPAQNTSGVPWYSLIWKDNYPRLQRVKNTYDPKNVFRHSLSLTPS, encoded by the coding sequence ATGTTCTCCCGACGCAACTTTCTGGGCTCCGCGATAGCGGTGGCCGGTGCCACCGCGGGGTTCACCGCACTGCCCGCCGCTGCTCAGACCACCGTCAAGGTCGCCCCGGAGGTGATCGTCAGGCCGGGTGACGCCCGCTACGCCGAACTCACGCACCGCGGCTGGAACTCCCGCTTCGCGGCCACCCCGGACGAGATCTGGCTCGTGCACAGTGCCGCCCAGGTGGAGAAGGCCGTGAATCAGGCCATCGCCAACCGCCGGCGGATCACGGTGCGCAGTGGCGGTCACTGCTTCGAGAACCTGGTCGACAACCCCGAGTTCCGGCTTCTCGTCGACCTGTCCGAGATGAAGGGCGTCACCTTCGACCCGGCGATGAACGCCTTCGCCGTCCAGGCCGGCACCCGGCTGGGCGAGGTCTACAAGGCGCTGTACGAGGGCTGGGGTGTCACCGTCCCGGGTGGTGTGTGCCCCGAGGTGGGCGTCGGCGGCCATGTCTCCGGTGGTGGATACGGCCCGCTGTCCCGTCGCTTCGGCCTGGTCGTGGACCACCTGTACGCCATCGAGATCGTCGTGGCGGACAGCCGCGGCAGGGCTCGTACGATCGTCGCCACCCGGGAGGCGAACGACCCCCACCGCGAGCTGTGGTGGGCGCACACCGGCGGTGGGGGCGGCGGGTTCGGCATCGTGACGCGGTTCTGGTTCCGCAGTCCGGGCGCCACCGGCGGCCCCTCCTCGCTGCTGCCCAAGCCGCCCGCGCGGATGCGCGAGACCTACGTGACGTGGCCCTGGGCGCAGCTCACCGAGGCGGCCTTCACGCGTCTGGTGATGAACCACAACGCCTGGCACGCCGCGAACAGCGCGCCGGGCTCCCCGTACCAGGTGCTGCACAGCTCGCTGCAGTTGCACTCGTCGCTCGCGCAGACGGTCCAGCTGGAGATCCGCATGGACGCGACGCTGCCGAACACCGCCCAGTTGCACGACGACTACATCAGCGCGGTGAACGCGGGCGTCGGGGTGCAGCCGACGATCGACGTCAAGGAAGGCACCTGGCTGGAGATCGCCCTGGAGCCGACCGCCGACTCCGCCGGTTACTCGCGCCAGAAGTCCATGGGCGGCCATCTGCGCAAGCCGCTGACGGCCACTCAGATCGGCGCGATCTACCGCTCGTTGACCGACCCGACCCACAATGGTGTCGGCCTGGTGTATCTCGCGGCGTACGGCTGCCAGATCAACACCCTGCCGTCGTCGGCGAGGGCGATCGCGCAGCGGGACTCCGTCATCAAGCTCTGGTACTCCAACAACTGGGCCGTGCCGGCCGACGACGCGGTCGAGGTCGAGTGGCTGCGCACGCTCCGCAAGAACGTCCACGGCGCGACCGGTGGCTTCCCGGTGCCCAACGACCAGCAGGACGGCGGCTACATCAACTACCCGGACGTCGACATGCGCGACCCGGCGCAGAACACGTCCGGGGTGCCCTGGTACTCGCTCATCTGGAAGGACAACTACCCGAGGTTGCAGCGGGTGAAGAACACCTACGACCCCAAGAACGTCTTCCGGCACAGTCTGTCTCTGACCCCCTCCTGA
- a CDS encoding DsbA family oxidoreductase, producing the protein MEKQPPTATTVRVRIALDVICVHSYLGYTRFTRAADRLRAEGHPVQVEFLPFELAPGAGTEGQPLLPVLERVFGPQAVRQTLQFAEQAGADGLELRYEHAVATGTFEAHLLIARAARQGRAEQMVERLFRAHFTDGLHIGDRATLARLAEEAGVTADDSGSGPAAPATAGETERLQAELDRVRGLGVSGVPVFFIDGLRPLTGSQPEATLLAALREAVSSASET; encoded by the coding sequence GCACTCCTATCTCGGCTACACCCGCTTCACCCGTGCGGCGGACCGGCTGCGCGCCGAGGGCCACCCCGTCCAGGTGGAGTTCCTGCCCTTCGAACTCGCGCCGGGCGCGGGCACCGAGGGGCAGCCCCTGCTCCCCGTACTGGAGCGGGTGTTCGGCCCGCAGGCCGTGCGGCAGACGCTCCAGTTCGCCGAGCAGGCGGGCGCGGACGGACTGGAACTTCGCTATGAACACGCCGTGGCCACCGGCACCTTCGAGGCGCATCTGCTCATCGCCCGCGCCGCGCGGCAGGGCAGGGCCGAGCAGATGGTGGAGCGCCTGTTTCGCGCCCACTTCACGGACGGACTGCACATCGGTGACCGCGCCACGCTCGCCCGGCTCGCCGAGGAGGCCGGTGTCACGGCGGACGACTCCGGTTCGGGTCCCGCGGCACCGGCGACGGCCGGCGAGACAGAGCGGCTGCAGGCCGAACTCGACCGCGTGCGGGGGCTCGGCGTCAGCGGTGTGCCGGTGTTCTTCATCGACGGGCTCCGGCCACTGACGGGGTCCCAGCCGGAGGCGACGCTGCTCGCGGCACTGCGCGAGGCGGTGTCGAGCGCCTCGGAAACCTGA